GAGCCGGCACAGGGTGCCGCCGTCGCGCTCCTGGAACAGCGGGTGGCTGATCAGCCGGGCATCGTCCGGCGCGTGTTCGCGCTGGCGGTCGAACAGATAGGGCTGGTACAGGCGTTCGACCAGGTCGGGATGCGAAGCCAGCATCTCGTTGTACACCGAGTAGAAGCTGACGATGCTGCTGACGCCGCCTTCCATGGCGGGACGCAGGCATAGCAAGGCGACGTAGTCGGGCGGGTACAGGTTGTAGCTGTTGTCGGTGTGGAAATTCTGTTCGGCGTTGGTGATGTCCGGGCGCACGCCGTTGCCGGGCGGCTTGCCCAGGTCGCGTACGTCGTAGATCACCTTGCCGTCCCAGCTTTGCGCCACCGGCCGGGACACCATCTGGGACAGCAGCCAGTACACGGCACGCGCCTCGTCCACGCTGTAGTCGTCCATGGGCAGCTTGTCGATGATGACGAAGCCCACGCCATGCGCCAGCACCTGTGCGGCCCGCGCCATCATCGCGCGGCAGGCGGGCAGGTCGAAGTCCTCCAGCTGCAGCAGCGGCGTGGGCAGGGGATTGCGCCTGAGGGTTTCGACCAGTGTGTCCAGTTCTTCGCGGCTGGCGGCGTCCAGGGCGATGATGCCGTCGTCCGGCTCCAGCGTTTCTCGGCTCCAGACCACGGGGCCTTCGAAGGGCGTTTCGCGAAAGCGCGCGGATTCGTCGTGGTGTTCTGCAAGGATGCGTTCGATGGCGCCCATGTCTTCCTCCGTTGTGCCCCGTGGTCGCGCGGATGTCGCCGCAGGGTTCGAAGACAGTCTAGGCGCGCGTGTTTATCGAAGAAAGCGATTTATTTTTTACTTGATTCATCGGATACTTCGATAGAGTTCCGGCGTGTATCGTTGCCGCCGGCGACCAACATGGCCATGCATCGGAGTGGCATGCACATACGCCAGCTGGAAACCTTCATCCGCATCGTCGACACCGGCAGTTTCGCGGCGGCCGCGCAGGCGCTGCATGCCACGCAGTCCACCATTTCCGCCCGCATGCGCGAGCTGGAAGCGACCTTGGGCGTGGCCCTGTTCGACCGCAGCGGACATCGCGCGGTCCTGACGCCGCGCGGGCGGGCGCTGTTGCCGCGCGCCCGCCAGATGGTCGGACTGGCCGCCGACGTCGCCCGCGATATCGGCGACGCGCGCTCGGCCAGCGGCATCGTTCGCCTGGGGGTGGCGGGGCTGGTGGCGATGACCTGGTTGCCACGCCTGATGGCCGCGTTGCGCGAGCGTTTTCCCGCCGTCACGGTGCAACTGGAGATCGCGCTCACCACGCCGCTGGTGGACCGCCTGGCCAGCGGCGAACTCGACCTGGCGATCGCCACCGGGCCGGTCCAGGAGGCCCGGCTGCATTGCCTGTCGCTGGGCTACGACGAGTTCGTGTGGATGGCCCCACCGGCCATGCGCCTGCCGCGCCGTGCGTTGACGCCGGCCGAGTTGGCCGCCTGGCCGGTGCTGGGATTGTCCGAGGCTTCGCATCACTACCCGGTGATCGAGCAGTGGTTCAGCGCGGGCAGGGCCTCCTACCAGCCCGTGGTGTCCTGCAGCAACGTGCGCGTGCTGGCGGACCTGACCATGGCGGGACTGGGCGTGAGCCTGCTGCCGCTGCGTTCCTGCGGCAAGGAGCTGGAAAGCGGGCAGCTGCGCCGGATCGATACGCGTCCGGCCTTGCCGCCCGTGGAGTTCGTCGCCGTCTACAAGCGCGACGTACTCGATCCGCTGGTCGGTGCCATCGCCGAACTGGCGCGCGAAACCAGCGAATTCCCGATCGCGGGATCTCCGCCTACTTCTTCGCGATCTCCTTCCCGCCCGCGGCGTGCACCACGGCGGTCCACTTCTTGAGTTCCGCCTGCAGCATGTGCGTGGTCTCGTCGGGCGTGGACGTCACGGCCTGCGCGCCTTGCTGGCGGAACTTCTGCTGCACGTCCGGCATGGCGCCGACGTCCTTCATCGCCAGGGCCAGCTTGTCGATCACGGCGCGCGGCGTACGCGCCGGCGCCAGCACGGCATAGGCATTGGTGACGTCGTAGCCGCGCACGCCCGCTTCCTGCAGCGTGGGCAGGTCCGGCATGCTCGGCGAGCGCTGCGCGCTGGTGACCGCCAGGACGCGGATGCGACCCGTGTTGACGTTGCCCTGCAAGGCGGGCAACGTTTCGAACACCAGGTCGACCTGTCCGCCGAGCAGCGCCGCCACTGACGGTCCGCTGCCTTTGTAGGGCACGTGCATCAGGTTGGTGTGGGTGTCGGCCTTGAACAGTTCGACCGCCATCTGCTGCGGCGTGCCCGGGCCCGCGGACCCGAAGGTCAGTTGGCCGGGCTTCTGCTTCGCCAGTGCGATCAGTTCGGCGATGGAATTCGCGGGGACCTTGCTGTTCACGGCCACGACCATGGGCACGGTGGCGGCCATGGATACGCCGACGAAGGCCTTGCCCAGGTCGTAGGGGCTTTCGCCCAGCGCGGCGTGGATGGAGTGGCTGCCCAGCGCGCCCAGCAGCAGGGTGTAGCCATCGGGGTCGGATTTGGCGACGTGGTCCGCGCCGATTTCGCCGCCGGCGCCCGCGCGGTTTTCCACGACGACGGTCTGGCCGAGCTTCTCCGTCAGGTACTGCGCGTAGATGCGGCCGGCGGCATCGCTGGCGCCGCCGGGCGGGAAGGGAACGACCAGCTTGATGGGCCGCGCGGGCCAATCGCCGGACTGCGCCTGCGCGGGCGCGGCGGCCGCGCACAGGGCAAGCGTGAAAGCGCTCGCAAGGGTACGCCAGTGGTGATGCATGATGTGTCTCCTCTTATACCCCTTGGGGGTTTGTGTATGCGCCGCATTCTTCGATGCGGCATGACGACTGCCTGTTTCAAGCCATGCGCAGGCGCGCGGCGAGCGCGTTGCGGTCCACCTTGCCGATCGCGTTTTCCGGCAGGCGATCGATGGCGATGATGCGTTCGGGGACGTAGATGCGGCCCAGCGCCCGCAGCATCTCGCCGCGCAACGCCGTTTCGTCGATGCCCTGGCCGTCGCGGCCGACCACGAAGGCCACCGGGACTTCGCCCAGGTCCTCGTGCGGCCCGCCGACCACCGCGCAGGCGGCAACCGTCGGCAAGGCCGCCAGGGCCCGTTCGATCAACGAAGGCGATATGTTTTCGCCGCCGCGGATGATCACGTCCTTGATGCGGCCCGTGATGCTCAGGTAGCCGTCGGCATCGAAGCGGCCCAGGTCGCCCGTGCGCAGCACGCCTTCGCCGACGCCGGGATCCGGGGCGCCGATATAGCCGGTCATCAGGCTGTCGCCGGCGATGCAGATTTCGCCTTCGCCGCCCTGCGGCGCGACGCTTCCGTCGGCGCGGCGCAGGAACACGCGCTGGCCGGGCAGCACCGTGCCCACGGTCCCGATGCGACGGTCGTGCGGCGGGTTTATCGTCGACGTGCAGGTCGCTTCCGACAGGCCGTAGGAAACGATCAGCGGGCAGCCGAGGAAATCCTCGATGCGTCGGTGCAGCGCCTCGGTGATGGGCGCCGAGCCGCAGCGCGCGAATCGCAGGCGGGCCAGGTCGGCCGGGTCGAACGGCAGGTCCAGCATGCGCGCGTACATGGTGGGCACGCCGGTAATGATGGTGGGCTTGTGGCGGGTCATCAGCGCCGGCATGTCCTCGGCGCGGAAGCGGCCGCCCAGGGCCACCGCCGCACCGGCGTAGAAGGGCGCCAGCAACTGGTTGTTGATCGCATTGGTGTGATGCAGCGGCATGACATGCAGCAGCCGGTCGTCCGGCCGCAAGCCGGTGTGGGCCGCGACGCCGCGCGCATTGCAGGACAGGCCGCGGTGGTTCAGCAGCACGCCCTTGGGCTTGCCGGTGCTGCCGGAAGTGAAGAGCAGCAGGGCGGGATCGTCGGGGGCGAGCCAGTCGGGCGGCGCCATGTCGATGGGCCCGGATCCGCCGGGGCGGCCGGCGCTCTGGGCGGCATGCTTGGCGGCAATCCGACCGCCATCCAGGCTGGCATCGCAGGCGGCGAAGCCCGCCTGCGCGCCATCCCAATCCAGTTGCCGCGCGGCGGGCAAGCCGCAATCCGCCGCCAATGCGCCATGCGCGCCGTCGGCGATCATCCATGCCAGTCCGACCGTGGCCACGCGGCGCCGGGTTTCGTCGGCCGAGATGCGCGGTTCCAGCGGGCAAGGGCAGGCGCCCGCCATCAAGGCGCCGAGCAGCGCCATCACCTGGGCCGGGGAGCGCTCCATCGCCAGCCCGACGAAGTCGCCGCGTCCCACGCCGCGTTCGCGCAGCCAGGCCGCCACCGCCTGGACGCGCGCCGCCAGCTCGCCATAGGACAGCGTAAGGTCATCGTGGATGAGCGCGGGGCGGCCTGCCCGGGCCGGGTCCCGCCAGCGCCGCCACAGGGCCGCGGGCAGGTTATGTTCCGTCGCCTGCTGGATATCGTCGCGCACGTGGGCCTCCTGTGGCTGCCGCGGGCCGTCAGCGCAGGCTGACGGCGGCGTCGCGTTCGAACTGTCCGTCGGGGTCCAGCGTGCGCAGGGCACGCAGTTCGCCGGCGGAAGGGGGCTCGGTGGGCCCGGCGCCGCTGGCGTCGAACTCGAAGCCCGTGCGTGCCCGGACCTCGTCCAGGCTGGCCTGGGGATGCCAGGACTGCAGTGCCAGGCGGCCGTCGCGTTTGACGAACACCGCGATGGGCGTCACCACGCCATGGAAGCCGCCCCAGGACGTCGTGAAGTCCAGTTTGCGCACGAAAGTGCGGGTCGAATGCTCCGTGCGCCAGGTGCAGGCGCGGCGCGCGGTCGGCAGCATGACGGCGCCGCCGCCTCCGCCCGGCAGCCGTACCTTGGGCCGGTGCCAGTCGCCGATGCTGGAATTGTTGGCGCAGCCTTCGCCGTCGATCTGCGCCGCGCCCAGGAAGGTCAGGTCCATGCGGCCACGCGTGCACAGGTCGTAGAAATCCTCGTTGGCGAAGATGGAGGCGGAATGCTCCGCCAGCACGGGATCCGAACTGGACAGCGGCACGTGCGACGGCCGTGGGTCCACGCCGCCGGCCACGTTGATATAGACGAAGTCCCAATCGTAGGCCTGCTTGGCCAGCAGGCAGGCCAGCATGGGAAACGTGGAATTCACGCCGCTGAAGGTGATCTCGTCTGGCCGGATGAAGCGCGCCAGGTTGATCACCATGTAGGAGAAGGGCGACCAGGATTCACGCATGGGCGGTCTCCCGGGTTTCGGGCGCTTCGGCCATGTGGGCATCCAGCGGCCGCGTGGCGTCCATGTAGCGTTCCACCGCCGGGTAATCGATGGCGTAGTCGGGCCAGCATGATCCCGGCCACGCGCCATGCGGCACCACCGCCAGTGCCTGCACCATGAAATACGGCACCACGGTCGCTTCCGGCTCGCGTTCGAACACCGCGCTGTCCACCATGCGTTCGGCCACCACCAGCACGCTGCCGGCGGCGCGGCTCATGATGCGGTCCCAGTGATAGGTGCCGCGCACGCGCACATTGCCCTTGGCGTCGACCTCGCTGGCATGGATGACCGCGAAGTCCGGGCGTATCGCCGGGATCACCCAGGTCTTGCCGCCGCTGCCGTACGGATCGTCCAGACAGGCCCAGCGATTCAGCGCTGGCAGTTCGCTGCCGTGCAGTCCGCCGCAGGGCATGAACGGTACGCCGTAGGCGGCTGCCCGCAGGCCTGCCGTCAGGCTGGCGCAGGCATGTTCTTCCAGTTCCACCTTGCCCTGCTCGATGGCCTTGCGGTATCCCGGCGCCAGGCCGAAGTTGCCTTCCATGGCGACGATGCCGGCGCGCACGCGCCGCAGCGTGCCGGCGCGGCACAGGATATCGACGTCGTAACCCGGCGACTGCTTGATCAGTTCCAGGTCGCGGCGGCCCTGGCGGATCAGCTCGCGCACCAGCGCGAAGGGGCCGCGGTGCAGGAAGCTGCCGCCCAGCGCGACGGAGGCGCCGTCGGGTATCAGGCCGGCCAGTTCGGCCAGCGTGCGTTGCTTGTTCGGTTCGTTGAAGCCGGATCCCATGATGCTGAGTCTCCCTGGATCTGCGTCCGTGTAAGTGGTGGCCTGCCGTGGTGGTGGTGGCCGGTCGTTCTACGCCGCGCGCGCGGCTTGCAGGTAAGCCGAGATGCGCTGTTTCAACCCGGGCGTGGCGGCCGACCGCACCAGCCGCGCCAGGTCCTCGTCGTCCGAGCGGTCGGCCAATGTGTCGTAGAGCGCGCGGCGGCTGGCGTCCGGCAGTTCCGCCGCGCGGGCGGCGGCGGCCTCGCGCAGCGCCGGCCATTCGTCCCGCGCGGCAATCGCGGTGGCGAAGCCGATGTCACGGGCATGTCCCGCGTCGAAGGTCGCCGCGGTTTCCAGCAGCGCGCGAGCCGTCCGCATGCCGACCAGGGACGCGAAACGCCGCGTGCCCAGCACCAGCCCGAACTTCAGGCCCGGCATGCGAAAGCTTGCGTCCCCGGTGGCGTAACGCTGGCGGCACACGGCGATCAGGTCGACGCCGGCCCCGAAGTTGCGGCCATGCGCGAGCGCCACGGTCAGGCAGGGCGAGGCATGCAGCAGCTGCAACAGCGTCTCGATGCGCACGAAACGCAGCAGCAGGTCGCCTTCCGATTGCGTTTCCACATCGGAAAAGTCGAAGCCCGCGCTGAAGTTGCGGCCTTCGCCTTCCAGTACGATGACGCTGGTCTCTGCCCGGCGGGCTTCTTCGTGGGATTGCTCGACCGCGTCGATCAGGGCTTCCACCATGTCCGCCGACAAGGCGTTCATCTTTTCGGGGCGATTCAACAGGATGCGGACCGTCCCGCCTTCGCGCCGGCGCCGCACCAGGCCGCTCATTTGGCCCCCTCGGCGGCAAGCTGCCGCGCGCGCAGGGGGCCCAGGATTTCGTCGTTGTGCTCGCCCAGGCCCGGCGGGCGCTGGCGGATGGCGCCGCCCTGGCCATCGAAGCGCACCGGCATGCCGAAGGTGCGCGTGCTCACGCCATTGGGCAATTCCACCGCTTGCACCCAGCCCATGTGCGCCACTTGCGGGTCGTCGAGAACCTGGGAGTACGAATTGATCGGCGCGCAGGGCACGCCGGCCTCGCGGAACCGCGCCAGCCAGTGCGCGGCGTCCTCGCGCGCGAAAATCGCTTCCAGCATGTCGCGCAGGACGTCCTGGTTGCGGGCGCGCAGGCTGGTGTCCGCGAAGCGCGGATCGGCGTACCAGTCCGCCTGGTCCACGACCGCGCAGACGCTCTTCCACAGCGCATTGTTGCCCGCCGCCATGCCGAAATATCCATCGCGGCAGCGGAAAGCCTGATATGGCGCATTGCGCGGATGGGCCGATCCCAGCTTGGCAGGATCGCGCCCGCTGCCGAAGAATTCCGACGTTTGCAGCGCGGCGATGCCCAGCGTCGCGCCGAGCATGGACACGTCGATATGCGCGCCCTGGCCGCTGGCCTGCACCTGGCGCAACGCGCTCGCGATGCTGAAGGCCGCGTACAGCCCCGCGGAAAAATCCGCGACCGGCACACCGCACTTCACCGGCGCGCCGCCCTGTTCGCCGGTAACGCTCATGATGCCGCTCATCGCCTGGATGGTCAGGTCGAAGCCGCCTTCCTGGGCGCGCGGCCCGGACTGGCCGTAGGCCGATATCGAGCAGTACAGCAGGCGCGGATTGCGTTCGCGCAGGGCGGCATAGCCCAGCCCGAGACGTTCCATGACGCCCGGACGGTTGTTCTCCAGCAGCACGTCGGCGCCGGCGATCAGGTCGCGCGCCACTTCGATGTCGCGGGCATCCTTCAGGTTCAGCGTGACCGAACGCTTGTTCCGATTCAGCGAAGCGAAGTTCTCGCTATAGCCCTGGGTGATCGGCGGCCAGCTGCGCAGCGTATCGCCGCCTTCGGGATGTTCGATCTTGATCAGATCCGCGCCCATGTCGGCCAGCAGCATGCCGCAGAAGGGACCCGCGGCAACGTTGCAGATCTCGATGACGGTAATCCCGGACAGCGGCGCAACCATCGAATCAGGCATATGCTTATTTCCTAATATTTAGGATTGAACAAACGATATTTAGAATTTCCACCAGCGTAGCACCAGCGCGGGCCATGCGTCCACTGTCGGTGGCAGGCCTTGCCGCGAGCGAGCGGCGGCAGCGGTTTTCCGGGCGGGGGCGCTCGGACTATCATCGTCGGACCATCAAAAGGGAAGGAGAGTCGACATGCAGTTCAAATCGCCGCAGTTCCGCCGTGCCGTCGCCGGTGGAGTGCTCATCCTTGCCGCCCTGGGCGGCGGCGCCGCCGGGGCCGAGCCTGTCGCCAACGTCATGGACGCGGCCAAGGCGCAGCAGCAGCCCATGCTGGACACGCTGCGCGACCTGGTCGGCATCGAATCCGGCAGCCGCGACGTCGAAGGCGTGGAACAGATCGCGGCGCTGGTTGCCGACAAGCTGAAGGCCATGGGAGGCTCGGTGCAGATCATCAAGCCGACCGACGTCTTTCGCATGGGCGATACGCCGGAAAGCATCGGGCCGATGGTGCATGCCGAGTTCAAGGGCAAGGGCAGCAAGAAGATCATGCTGATCGCCCATATGGACACGGTCTATCGCAACGGCATGCTGAAGGACCAGCCTTTCCGCGTCGATGGCGATCGTGCCTACGGCCTGGGCATCGCCGACGACAAGCAGGGCGTGGCACTGGTGATCCATACCGTCGCGCTGTTGCAGAAGCTGAACTTCGACGACTTCGGCACCCTGACGGTGCTGTTCAACGGCGATGAAGAGATCAGTTCGCCCGGCGCGCGCAGCACGATCACGCGCCTGGGTTCGGATCAGGATGCCGTGTTCTCGTTCGAAGGCGGCGGCACGCACGGCGACCTGCGGCTCGCCACCAGCGGCATCGGCGCCGCCTACCTGACGGTGGAAGGGCGCACGTCGCACGCCGGTTCGCGGCCGGAAGGCGGGGTGAATGCGCTGTACGAGCTGTCGCATCAGATCCTGCAACTGGATGATCTGTCCAAGCCGGAGGACGGACTGAAACTGAACTGGACAGTGGCGCAGGCCGGCACCAACCGCAACGTGATCCCTGGACACGCAAGCGCGCAGGCCGATGCGCGCGCGCTGCGCGTGGGCGACTTCGATGCGCTGGAGAAGGCCTTGCAGGAGCGCATCAAGAACAAGCTGCTGCCGGAGTCCAAGGTCGCCATGAAGTTCGAAGTGCGCCGCCCGCCACTGGAAGCCACCCCGGCCTCGCGCGCGCTGGCCAACTACGGCAAGGACATCTACCAGCGCGAACTGGGCATGTCGATCAACGTGCTGGACCGCGCGACCGGCGGCGGCACCGATGCGGCATTCGCCGCGCTGAAGGCGCGTGGGCCCGTCATCGAAGGCTTCGGCGTCAACGGCTTCGGCGCGCACTCCAATGCCGCCGAGTACATCGAAGTGAAAACCATCGTGCCGCGCATGTACCTGGCGTCGCGAATGATCATGGACATCTGCGGCGGCAAGGCGCCGATGGGGCAGTGACCGGCAGGGGCGATGGTGTAATATTCAGTACACTAACAACTTTGCGGCTACTCGCAGTCCTCTCATGGCAGACGCGGATATTCGACCGAAGGCGGCAGCACGGCGGCGGGGGCGATCGACCGCCTCGCAGGCGCTGGATGGGCCCGACGACACGATATTCGCGCCTGCCAAGCAGGTGCTCTGGGCGCGGCCGGGCTATCTGGTCCGGCGGCTGAACCAGATCCACTACGCCATGTTCTTCGAGGAATGCAGGACGCAGAACATCACGCCGGTGCAATATGGCGTGCTGACCGCGCTTTCGCTCAGCCCGTGGATGGACCAGACCGCCCTCGGCATGGAACTGGGGCTGGATCGCACGACCACCGCGGACGTCATCAAGCGTTTGCAGGAGCGCGGCCTGGTGCAGCGGCGCATCAATCCCAACGACAAGCGTTCCCGCCAGGCGGTGATCACCGAAGAAGGCCTGCGCATCATGGGCCTGCTCCAGGCCGGCATGGCGCGGGCGCAGCAGCGCCTGCTGGAGCCGCTATCGCCGCGCAACCAGCAGCTCTTCATGAAGCTGCTGTCCACCCTGGTCGAAGCCAACAACCAGTACGGGCGCGCCCAGCTGCGCGCCTTCTGACCCTTCCTGTTTTCAAGGGCGCCGCGACGGCTTGCCGGGACGCGGCGCTTTCCTTTGGCGTCGCCGCCACCCGTATCCTGGATTTCCCTAATTTGTCAGTACGCTGACTATAAAGTCAGTATACTGACCACATCGACCACAGGGGAGCACATGCATGGCCAGGGTGCGCAAGATCGCCTTTGAAGAGCACTACACCGCGGTGGGCTTCAAGGACTACACGAAGAGTTTTTCCCAGCACATCGATCCGGCGGTTTTCGCCGACATCGGCGCCAGGCTGGAAGACTTCGACGACATGCGGCTGCGCGAGATGGACGAGGCCGGCATCGACTACGTCATCCTGTCGCAGACCGGCCCCGGTGTTCAGGCCGAGCCGGACGCCGCGCTGGC
This genomic interval from Bordetella genomosp. 8 contains the following:
- a CDS encoding TauD/TfdA family dioxygenase — encoded protein: MGAIERILAEHHDESARFRETPFEGPVVWSRETLEPDDGIIALDAASREELDTLVETLRRNPLPTPLLQLEDFDLPACRAMMARAAQVLAHGVGFVIIDKLPMDDYSVDEARAVYWLLSQMVSRPVAQSWDGKVIYDVRDLGKPPGNGVRPDITNAEQNFHTDNSYNLYPPDYVALLCLRPAMEGGVSSIVSFYSVYNEMLASHPDLVERLYQPYLFDRQREHAPDDARLISHPLFQERDGGTLCRLSHRHVVTGYAMAGQEMDELTRTALYTLESIMMEPRFAREFFFEAGQIQIVDNTRLGHRRTGFVDFPEEHRKRHLVRLWLRNHGRRFYNG
- a CDS encoding LysR family transcriptional regulator; this encodes MHIRQLETFIRIVDTGSFAAAAQALHATQSTISARMRELEATLGVALFDRSGHRAVLTPRGRALLPRARQMVGLAADVARDIGDARSASGIVRLGVAGLVAMTWLPRLMAALRERFPAVTVQLEIALTTPLVDRLASGELDLAIATGPVQEARLHCLSLGYDEFVWMAPPAMRLPRRALTPAELAAWPVLGLSEASHHYPVIEQWFSAGRASYQPVVSCSNVRVLADLTMAGLGVSLLPLRSCGKELESGQLRRIDTRPALPPVEFVAVYKRDVLDPLVGAIAELARETSEFPIAGSPPTSSRSPSRPRRAPRRSTS
- a CDS encoding tripartite tricarboxylate transporter substrate binding protein, giving the protein MHHHWRTLASAFTLALCAAAAPAQAQSGDWPARPIKLVVPFPPGGASDAAGRIYAQYLTEKLGQTVVVENRAGAGGEIGADHVAKSDPDGYTLLLGALGSHSIHAALGESPYDLGKAFVGVSMAATVPMVVAVNSKVPANSIAELIALAKQKPGQLTFGSAGPGTPQQMAVELFKADTHTNLMHVPYKGSGPSVAALLGGQVDLVFETLPALQGNVNTGRIRVLAVTSAQRSPSMPDLPTLQEAGVRGYDVTNAYAVLAPARTPRAVIDKLALAMKDVGAMPDVQQKFRQQGAQAVTSTPDETTHMLQAELKKWTAVVHAAGGKEIAKK
- a CDS encoding class I adenylate-forming enzyme family protein yields the protein MRDDIQQATEHNLPAALWRRWRDPARAGRPALIHDDLTLSYGELAARVQAVAAWLRERGVGRGDFVGLAMERSPAQVMALLGALMAGACPCPLEPRISADETRRRVATVGLAWMIADGAHGALAADCGLPAARQLDWDGAQAGFAACDASLDGGRIAAKHAAQSAGRPGGSGPIDMAPPDWLAPDDPALLLFTSGSTGKPKGVLLNHRGLSCNARGVAAHTGLRPDDRLLHVMPLHHTNAINNQLLAPFYAGAAVALGGRFRAEDMPALMTRHKPTIITGVPTMYARMLDLPFDPADLARLRFARCGSAPITEALHRRIEDFLGCPLIVSYGLSEATCTSTINPPHDRRIGTVGTVLPGQRVFLRRADGSVAPQGGEGEICIAGDSLMTGYIGAPDPGVGEGVLRTGDLGRFDADGYLSITGRIKDVIIRGGENISPSLIERALAALPTVAACAVVGGPHEDLGEVPVAFVVGRDGQGIDETALRGEMLRALGRIYVPERIIAIDRLPENAIGKVDRNALAARLRMA
- a CDS encoding CoA-transferase subunit beta translates to MRESWSPFSYMVINLARFIRPDEITFSGVNSTFPMLACLLAKQAYDWDFVYINVAGGVDPRPSHVPLSSSDPVLAEHSASIFANEDFYDLCTRGRMDLTFLGAAQIDGEGCANNSSIGDWHRPKVRLPGGGGGAVMLPTARRACTWRTEHSTRTFVRKLDFTTSWGGFHGVVTPIAVFVKRDGRLALQSWHPQASLDEVRARTGFEFDASGAGPTEPPSAGELRALRTLDPDGQFERDAAVSLR
- a CDS encoding CoA transferase subunit A; the protein is MGSGFNEPNKQRTLAELAGLIPDGASVALGGSFLHRGPFALVRELIRQGRRDLELIKQSPGYDVDILCRAGTLRRVRAGIVAMEGNFGLAPGYRKAIEQGKVELEEHACASLTAGLRAAAYGVPFMPCGGLHGSELPALNRWACLDDPYGSGGKTWVIPAIRPDFAVIHASEVDAKGNVRVRGTYHWDRIMSRAAGSVLVVAERMVDSAVFEREPEATVVPYFMVQALAVVPHGAWPGSCWPDYAIDYPAVERYMDATRPLDAHMAEAPETRETAHA
- a CDS encoding enoyl-CoA hydratase/isomerase family protein → MSGLVRRRREGGTVRILLNRPEKMNALSADMVEALIDAVEQSHEEARRAETSVIVLEGEGRNFSAGFDFSDVETQSEGDLLLRFVRIETLLQLLHASPCLTVALAHGRNFGAGVDLIAVCRQRYATGDASFRMPGLKFGLVLGTRRFASLVGMRTARALLETAATFDAGHARDIGFATAIAARDEWPALREAAAARAAELPDASRRALYDTLADRSDDEDLARLVRSAATPGLKQRISAYLQAARAA
- a CDS encoding CaiB/BaiF CoA transferase family protein — encoded protein: MPDSMVAPLSGITVIEICNVAAGPFCGMLLADMGADLIKIEHPEGGDTLRSWPPITQGYSENFASLNRNKRSVTLNLKDARDIEVARDLIAGADVLLENNRPGVMERLGLGYAALRERNPRLLYCSISAYGQSGPRAQEGGFDLTIQAMSGIMSVTGEQGGAPVKCGVPVADFSAGLYAAFSIASALRQVQASGQGAHIDVSMLGATLGIAALQTSEFFGSGRDPAKLGSAHPRNAPYQAFRCRDGYFGMAAGNNALWKSVCAVVDQADWYADPRFADTSLRARNQDVLRDMLEAIFAREDAAHWLARFREAGVPCAPINSYSQVLDDPQVAHMGWVQAVELPNGVSTRTFGMPVRFDGQGGAIRQRPPGLGEHNDEILGPLRARQLAAEGAK
- a CDS encoding M20/M25/M40 family metallo-hydrolase, whose translation is MQFKSPQFRRAVAGGVLILAALGGGAAGAEPVANVMDAAKAQQQPMLDTLRDLVGIESGSRDVEGVEQIAALVADKLKAMGGSVQIIKPTDVFRMGDTPESIGPMVHAEFKGKGSKKIMLIAHMDTVYRNGMLKDQPFRVDGDRAYGLGIADDKQGVALVIHTVALLQKLNFDDFGTLTVLFNGDEEISSPGARSTITRLGSDQDAVFSFEGGGTHGDLRLATSGIGAAYLTVEGRTSHAGSRPEGGVNALYELSHQILQLDDLSKPEDGLKLNWTVAQAGTNRNVIPGHASAQADARALRVGDFDALEKALQERIKNKLLPESKVAMKFEVRRPPLEATPASRALANYGKDIYQRELGMSINVLDRATGGGTDAAFAALKARGPVIEGFGVNGFGAHSNAAEYIEVKTIVPRMYLASRMIMDICGGKAPMGQ
- a CDS encoding MarR family winged helix-turn-helix transcriptional regulator, translated to MFAPAKQVLWARPGYLVRRLNQIHYAMFFEECRTQNITPVQYGVLTALSLSPWMDQTALGMELGLDRTTTADVIKRLQERGLVQRRINPNDKRSRQAVITEEGLRIMGLLQAGMARAQQRLLEPLSPRNQQLFMKLLSTLVEANNQYGRAQLRAF